In one window of Pseudodesulfovibrio sediminis DNA:
- the lon gene encoding endopeptidase La yields the protein MPTFGFDGKKSPEMLTLPMMSLREVVMFPKSIVPLFVGREASIKAIETAVADYGKQIFLVTQKSPEKEHPEPEDLYRVGTVSKILQMLRLPDGTIKVLFEGVSRAVWSPEDDMLQYVEEEEGGYPKARFAPLEESGEASPEAKALIRATHEALDEFGKVNKKVAPEAILAMSTIKDPGQLADQLMPHLKIDFARKQEILEELDASKRLERVYELLLGEIEIVSIEKRVKGRVKDQMEKNQREYYLNEQVKAINKEMGREDDPQAEALELEEALDAKVMTEENRERVRKEIKKMRTMQSSSAEYTVVRNYIDWVLDLPWGSIKDDKDVDITNARAILDEDHYGLEKPKERILEYLAVQTLVETMKGPILCFVGPPGVGKTSIAKSIARSMDREFLRLSLGGVRDEAEIRGHRRTYVGAMPGKIIQSLKRVKHNNPVICLDEVDKMSADFRGDPSAALLEVLDPEQNYAFNDHYLDLDYDLSKVFFITTANSLEGIPLPLQDRMEIIRLPGYLETEKVEIAKGFLLPKQIEQHGLKPENLKFSENAILDVVRYYTREAGVRNLERELASICRKSAMKIVEEKDRDKVISVTKQSLSKMLGVTKFSYGEREKEAQVGVCNGLAWTQLGGEMLLVEVALMPGKGKVEITGKLGDVMQESARAAISYIRARSDLLGLKPDFNTKVDVHIHVPDGATPKDGPSAGITLTTALISALLNIPVRHDLAMTGEITLRGRVLPIGGLREKLLAAHRGLIKTVLIPSENEKNLKDVPKDILKDLEVIPVKTMDEVIDKALKGGPETVWNKQHGEAPVAAELLKEDRPQASPQ from the coding sequence ATGCCGACATTTGGATTCGACGGCAAGAAGTCCCCTGAAATGCTGACCCTCCCCATGATGTCTCTTCGGGAAGTGGTCATGTTTCCAAAATCGATCGTTCCGCTGTTTGTGGGACGTGAGGCCTCTATCAAGGCTATTGAGACTGCTGTGGCCGATTACGGCAAGCAGATTTTTCTGGTAACGCAGAAGTCCCCGGAAAAGGAACATCCCGAACCGGAAGATCTGTATCGAGTGGGTACGGTCTCCAAGATTTTACAGATGCTCAGGTTGCCCGACGGAACCATCAAGGTTTTGTTTGAAGGCGTGTCTCGTGCCGTGTGGTCTCCTGAAGATGATATGCTCCAGTATGTCGAGGAGGAAGAAGGGGGGTATCCCAAGGCGAGATTTGCTCCCCTTGAGGAGTCGGGCGAAGCCTCCCCGGAGGCCAAGGCTCTTATCCGTGCCACGCATGAAGCGCTGGATGAATTCGGCAAGGTCAACAAGAAGGTGGCCCCGGAAGCAATTCTGGCAATGTCGACCATCAAGGATCCGGGGCAGCTTGCCGATCAGCTTATGCCCCATCTCAAGATTGATTTTGCTCGCAAGCAGGAAATCCTGGAAGAGCTGGATGCATCCAAGCGCCTTGAGCGCGTGTATGAGTTGTTGCTTGGCGAAATCGAAATCGTCTCCATTGAGAAACGCGTCAAAGGGCGCGTGAAAGATCAGATGGAGAAGAATCAGCGCGAATATTATCTCAATGAGCAGGTCAAGGCCATCAACAAGGAGATGGGCCGCGAGGATGATCCTCAGGCCGAAGCTCTGGAGCTGGAAGAGGCGCTTGATGCAAAAGTCATGACCGAAGAGAATCGCGAGCGGGTTCGTAAGGAAATCAAGAAGATGCGGACCATGCAGTCGTCCAGCGCGGAATATACCGTGGTTCGCAACTATATCGATTGGGTGCTCGATCTCCCGTGGGGCTCAATCAAGGACGATAAGGACGTTGATATTACCAACGCCCGGGCCATTCTTGACGAAGATCATTATGGTCTGGAAAAGCCCAAGGAGCGCATCCTTGAATATCTGGCGGTGCAGACACTGGTCGAGACCATGAAAGGTCCCATCCTTTGTTTTGTCGGCCCCCCTGGCGTGGGCAAGACATCCATCGCCAAATCCATTGCCCGGTCCATGGACCGTGAGTTCCTGCGTCTCTCTTTGGGCGGCGTGCGTGATGAGGCCGAGATTCGCGGTCATCGTCGGACTTACGTTGGCGCTATGCCCGGCAAGATTATTCAGTCCCTGAAACGGGTGAAGCACAATAATCCGGTCATTTGCCTGGACGAGGTGGACAAGATGTCCGCTGATTTCCGTGGCGATCCGTCTGCCGCGCTTTTGGAAGTGTTGGACCCGGAACAGAATTACGCATTCAATGATCACTACCTGGATCTCGATTACGATCTGTCCAAGGTGTTTTTCATTACTACGGCCAACAGCCTTGAAGGTATCCCCTTGCCGTTGCAGGATCGTATGGAAATCATACGACTGCCCGGTTATTTGGAAACTGAAAAGGTCGAGATCGCCAAGGGATTCCTGTTGCCCAAGCAGATTGAGCAGCACGGACTCAAGCCCGAGAACTTGAAGTTCTCCGAAAACGCCATTCTGGATGTTGTGCGGTATTACACCAGAGAAGCTGGTGTGCGTAACCTGGAGCGAGAACTCGCCTCCATCTGTCGTAAATCCGCCATGAAGATCGTGGAAGAGAAAGATCGCGACAAGGTTATCTCTGTCACAAAGCAGTCTCTGTCCAAGATGCTCGGTGTGACCAAGTTCTCTTACGGCGAACGTGAAAAGGAAGCGCAGGTCGGCGTCTGTAATGGTCTGGCCTGGACCCAGCTCGGCGGCGAGATGCTGCTGGTTGAGGTCGCGCTTATGCCCGGTAAGGGGAAGGTTGAGATCACCGGTAAGCTCGGCGATGTCATGCAGGAGTCGGCACGTGCTGCCATTTCCTACATCCGCGCTCGTTCTGACCTGCTCGGCTTGAAACCTGATTTCAACACCAAGGTCGACGTGCATATCCATGTGCCCGACGGTGCGACCCCCAAGGATGGTCCCAGTGCCGGTATTACCCTGACCACTGCGCTCATTTCCGCGCTGTTGAATATCCCGGTGCGTCATGATCTGGCCATGACTGGTGAAATCACCCTGCGTGGTCGCGTTTTGCCTATCGGTGGTTTGCGTGAGAAGTTGTTGGCAGCGCATCGTGGTTTGATTAAAACCGTGTTGATTCCGTCAGAGAATGAAAAGAACCTGAAGGATGTCCCCAAGGATATTCTCAAGGATTTGGAAGTTATTCCGGTCAAGACCATGGATGAAGTCATCGACAAGGCGCTTAAGGGTGGTCCCGAGACCGTCTGGAACAAGCAGCATGGCGAGGCACCGGTCGCGGCTGAACTCCTGAAGGAAGACAGACCGCAGGCTTCGCCTCAATAG
- a CDS encoding PaaI family thioesterase, producing MHGGVISTLADICGGFVVWVRCKPENFIAMITLRVDSLRPAVAQDLYAEATVRLLGNKVGNSHVVFGSKRRSENACCRRERCVQHKTW from the coding sequence ATTCATGGCGGGGTGATCTCTACGCTCGCCGATATTTGCGGAGGATTCGTTGTCTGGGTCCGTTGCAAGCCAGAAAATTTTATTGCCATGATCACATTGAGAGTCGATTCTTTACGGCCTGCAGTGGCTCAGGATTTGTATGCAGAAGCGACAGTGCGTTTGCTGGGAAACAAGGTCGGTAACTCCCACGTTGTTTTTGGGTCAAAAAGGAGATCTGAAAACGCCTGTTGCCGAAGGGAGAGGTGTGTACAACATAAAACGTGGTAG
- a CDS encoding AlbA family DNA-binding domain-containing protein: protein MSFNPFGKKLSDVTAEDLEKLKDISEGWYVDYKRKLINIKDIGKHLCAFANQFGGYLIFGVTESSDQERKAEVFNGISSSDVEKALTLVREASDEHASPPIVYDEAVIQGPCEKIGLEDKCAIVIIQIFASFEPPHIHSSGKIYIRQADQSKPKPVTDRYLLDKMLDRREKTKKRISDNINNIPRVHTKQEGNSFVYVNILPDPYTIQTGKDLSFEDFCSCVNPEDKQDFGDLMPMQTMFPCKNGFVAKQVMDNDPGLATASIRFWHDRSVRFEIPVNTGTPDHIFSQTGAKSYKYFADFYAQYEEQNFNGTHLCDLSHIGLALRSMCNMYLHMLDKIGEKTSCYATFEIRNIFYKIPFIDTAKYVSRCSKYGIPVVQEENIKYREEPYFDNMFHIKKVLGVDSIERSAAPYYLADPINILLRMSLGLQSDVSDYDYSEDVCQHLANRDQ from the coding sequence ATGTCCTTCAATCCCTTTGGTAAGAAATTGTCCGATGTAACAGCAGAAGATCTTGAAAAATTGAAAGATATTTCCGAAGGGTGGTATGTTGACTACAAAAGAAAACTGATCAATATCAAAGATATAGGCAAGCACTTATGTGCGTTTGCAAATCAATTTGGTGGGTATCTCATATTCGGAGTTACGGAATCATCTGACCAAGAGCGCAAAGCAGAAGTTTTTAATGGTATCTCTTCAAGTGATGTTGAAAAGGCTTTAACACTCGTACGAGAAGCTTCTGACGAACATGCTTCCCCGCCCATCGTTTATGATGAAGCAGTGATACAAGGGCCATGCGAGAAAATTGGACTTGAAGATAAATGCGCTATTGTAATAATACAAATATTCGCCAGCTTTGAACCACCCCATATTCATTCCAGTGGTAAAATTTATATCCGTCAAGCGGATCAATCTAAACCCAAACCTGTTACCGATAGATACTTACTGGATAAAATGTTGGACCGCCGCGAAAAAACAAAAAAAAGGATTTCTGACAACATAAACAACATCCCGCGCGTACATACAAAACAAGAGGGAAATTCATTTGTATACGTTAACATATTGCCAGATCCTTATACGATTCAAACTGGAAAGGATTTGTCTTTTGAGGATTTTTGCTCATGTGTAAATCCGGAAGATAAGCAAGATTTTGGCGATTTGATGCCGATGCAAACTATGTTTCCCTGTAAAAATGGATTTGTTGCAAAACAAGTAATGGATAACGACCCAGGATTGGCCACTGCGTCAATTAGGTTTTGGCATGATCGCTCTGTTCGTTTTGAGATACCAGTCAATACAGGAACACCTGATCATATTTTTTCGCAGACGGGAGCAAAGAGCTACAAGTATTTTGCCGATTTTTATGCACAATACGAAGAACAAAATTTTAATGGCACACATCTCTGCGACCTTTCGCATATTGGGTTAGCATTGCGTTCAATGTGTAACATGTATCTGCATATGCTTGATAAAATAGGTGAAAAAACTTCTTGCTATGCAACATTTGAAATAAGGAATATCTTCTACAAAATACCATTCATAGACACTGCAAAATATGTCTCACGTTGCTCCAAATACGGCATACCTGTTGTGCAAGAAGAAAACATCAAATACAGAGAGGAGCCGTACTTTGATAATATGTTTCACATAAAAAAGGTACTTGGTGTAGATTCGATAGAAAGATCAGCTGCACCTTATTACCTTGCTGACCCAATCAACATTTTGCTCAGGATGAGCTTGGGGTTGCAGTCAGATGTAAGTGACTATGATTATTCTGAAGACGTTTGCCAGCACCTAGCAAACCGTGATCAATAA
- a CDS encoding M23 family metallopeptidase yields the protein MSNEVSLSKKKSKKGIPGSLISIIVVLALGAGIFMLFRDTTPPTISISPDTTELGKASTVTVKVIDEDSGLKFLKIEAIQGQKRILLWSKNFTGKIMQTEQEIAIGENAIKEGDFTIEITAKDTSIYPFGAAGKASAERAYTLDTTPPRIFVQSHTNNLNQGGCGLMVFALSEEAPKAGIQVGERFFPAYLQPGGNGKFVYQCMFAHPWDTSVADFKPFIVASDTAGNSAKRSFNYHTNARTFRRDKINLSDSFMERTIPEFQGLVPNQGSLLDQYLYINNTIRKENRAKLVEFSRETSPTMLWNGPFARLPNAANRARFADARDYMYQGKKVDFQTHLGLDLASLKHAPVPAGNDGKIVFADFLGIYGNVVVIDHGLGLQSLYAHLSSINVLKGDMVTKGQIIANTGSTGLAGGDHLHYGITVAGIPTQPFEWWDGTWIKYNITSKLD from the coding sequence ATGAGTAACGAAGTTAGTTTGAGCAAAAAGAAAAGTAAAAAAGGGATCCCGGGATCCCTCATTTCCATTATTGTCGTACTCGCTCTCGGTGCAGGCATTTTCATGCTGTTCCGTGACACGACCCCGCCAACAATATCAATTTCACCGGATACAACGGAACTGGGCAAGGCTTCCACTGTCACAGTCAAGGTTATTGATGAAGACAGCGGCCTGAAGTTCCTCAAAATTGAAGCCATTCAAGGCCAAAAGCGCATCCTGCTCTGGTCCAAGAATTTCACAGGCAAGATTATGCAGACCGAACAGGAGATCGCCATTGGGGAGAACGCCATCAAGGAAGGCGACTTCACCATTGAGATCACCGCCAAGGATACCTCGATCTATCCCTTTGGTGCGGCAGGAAAGGCTTCCGCAGAACGGGCATACACGCTGGACACCACTCCGCCTCGTATTTTTGTCCAATCCCATACCAACAACCTCAATCAGGGTGGTTGCGGACTCATGGTATTTGCCCTGTCAGAGGAAGCCCCCAAGGCCGGTATCCAGGTTGGCGAACGCTTCTTCCCGGCCTACCTCCAGCCCGGGGGCAACGGCAAGTTCGTCTATCAATGCATGTTCGCCCACCCCTGGGACACATCTGTCGCCGATTTCAAGCCATTTATCGTTGCCTCTGATACGGCTGGCAACAGTGCCAAGCGTTCATTCAACTACCACACTAACGCCCGCACGTTCCGCCGTGACAAAATCAACCTTTCCGACAGTTTCATGGAACGGACCATTCCCGAGTTCCAGGGACTTGTTCCCAATCAGGGATCTCTGCTTGATCAGTACCTCTACATCAATAATACCATTCGCAAGGAAAACAGGGCCAAACTGGTGGAATTCAGCAGGGAAACCAGCCCGACCATGTTGTGGAACGGCCCCTTTGCCCGCCTGCCTAACGCAGCCAACCGCGCACGATTCGCTGACGCGCGTGACTACATGTACCAAGGCAAGAAGGTTGACTTCCAGACCCATCTGGGGCTGGACCTTGCCAGCCTCAAGCACGCTCCTGTCCCGGCAGGCAATGACGGTAAAATCGTCTTTGCCGACTTCCTGGGCATCTATGGCAATGTGGTTGTCATAGACCACGGTCTGGGGCTGCAATCACTCTACGCCCACCTCAGCTCCATCAACGTGCTCAAAGGGGACATGGTCACCAAGGGACAAATCATAGCCAATACAGGCTCCACCGGACTGGCCGGAGGCGATCACCTCCACTACGGCATCACGGTCGCCGGAATCCCCACCCAACCCTTTGAATGGTGGGACGGAACCTGGATCAAATACAACATCACTTCCAAACTGGATTAA
- a CDS encoding CBS domain-containing protein, which yields MLQVKDLMSSPVFSLRETDSLHSARELMNLQRIRHIPIVTIENVFIGLVTHRDILSATISHLAKLDPETQKEIDIGIPIREIMRTDIASVEPETSLKSAAQILLNNKYGCLPVVQLSDLIGILTEADFLRLTINLMDGLNSKP from the coding sequence ATGCTTCAAGTCAAGGACCTCATGTCTTCACCAGTATTTTCTCTCAGAGAGACCGATTCACTACACAGTGCTCGAGAACTCATGAACTTACAACGCATTCGCCACATCCCTATTGTAACCATCGAAAACGTCTTCATCGGCCTGGTCACTCACCGCGACATCTTATCAGCGACTATTTCGCATCTGGCCAAGCTGGACCCTGAAACCCAGAAAGAGATTGATATCGGCATCCCCATCCGGGAAATCATGCGCACAGACATCGCCAGTGTCGAGCCGGAGACCTCGCTCAAATCAGCGGCCCAGATTCTGCTCAACAACAAATATGGTTGTCTGCCGGTGGTTCAACTGAGTGATTTGATAGGGATTCTCACAGAGGCCGATTTCCTCCGCCTGACCATCAATTTAATGGACGGCCTGAATTCGAAACCATGA
- a CDS encoding protein-L-isoaspartate(D-aspartate) O-methyltransferase → MVDPVRLRERMVREQIMARGVTDSSVLVAMKTIPRHLFVEEALAFKAYNDSPLPIGEGQTISQPYIVALMSELLEIEPGMTVLEIGTGSGYQAAVLAQMGADVFTVERIRKLFYTARKRFMDMRMFNVKLKLDDGTMGWPEQAPYDRIIVTAGGPEIPEPLIDQLAESGRMLIPVGETKRNQTLVLIEKKDGKIIRTDKGSCAFVDLVGSHGW, encoded by the coding sequence ATGGTTGATCCGGTACGGCTCAGGGAGCGCATGGTGCGCGAACAGATCATGGCGCGCGGTGTGACGGATTCGTCCGTGCTTGTCGCCATGAAGACAATCCCCCGCCATCTTTTCGTGGAAGAAGCTTTGGCATTCAAGGCATACAACGACAGCCCCCTCCCCATCGGGGAAGGGCAGACCATTTCACAGCCCTATATTGTGGCGCTCATGTCCGAATTATTGGAAATCGAACCGGGCATGACCGTCCTTGAAATAGGTACGGGGTCCGGCTATCAGGCTGCGGTTCTGGCCCAGATGGGAGCCGATGTTTTTACTGTCGAGCGGATCAGAAAGCTGTTTTACACCGCCCGGAAACGGTTTATGGACATGCGCATGTTCAATGTGAAACTTAAGTTGGATGATGGAACCATGGGGTGGCCGGAACAGGCTCCCTATGATCGTATCATAGTTACTGCAGGCGGCCCCGAGATTCCTGAGCCTCTGATAGATCAGCTCGCGGAGTCGGGCCGGATGCTAATACCCGTAGGTGAGACCAAGCGAAATCAGACTCTCGTTCTTATTGAAAAGAAGGACGGTAAGATCATTCGCACTGACAAAGGAAGTTGTGCCTTTGTTGATCTGGTCGGTAGCCACGGATGGTAA
- a CDS encoding DUF368 domain-containing protein, which translates to MSTPGPTSLKSALLLWLKGVCMGGADIIPGVSGGTIAFITGIYSQLVDAIRSFDLAFGKRLITFDFPGALRTAHLRFILILLFGIMTAIVTMARVMNYMLHSHPVEIWSLFFGLIAASIFVVGREIKPLNAVNLAGVALGAVGSFLLVGMIPVTTPETLPFVFLCGSIAICAMILPGISGAFLLLMLGKYEYVTRTLKNPFVWDNFVIIAAFAAGAVCGIMLFSRVLHFLLHRWHAATMSVLTGVMIGALRKVWPWKEVLESAVIRGKMLVLREQNVLPGEWSWEVGAACCLVLVGVMIVVALEWFSREKKSV; encoded by the coding sequence ATGTCCACCCCCGGACCGACTTCCCTCAAGTCGGCGTTGTTGCTTTGGCTCAAGGGAGTCTGCATGGGCGGAGCGGATATCATCCCCGGTGTGTCCGGCGGGACAATCGCCTTTATTACAGGTATTTATTCCCAGCTTGTTGACGCTATCCGCTCCTTTGATCTCGCTTTTGGCAAGCGGCTCATTACATTTGATTTTCCCGGTGCTCTGCGCACTGCCCACCTTCGTTTTATTCTGATTTTGCTTTTTGGCATCATGACGGCTATCGTGACCATGGCGCGTGTCATGAACTATATGCTGCACTCGCATCCTGTGGAAATCTGGTCGCTCTTTTTCGGTCTCATAGCTGCCTCCATTTTTGTGGTGGGTCGGGAGATAAAACCACTCAACGCTGTCAATCTCGCGGGAGTGGCTTTGGGGGCCGTGGGCAGTTTTCTTCTGGTCGGTATGATTCCGGTAACGACTCCCGAAACCCTGCCGTTTGTATTTTTATGTGGTTCCATAGCTATTTGCGCAATGATATTGCCGGGCATCAGCGGAGCGTTCCTGCTGTTGATGCTGGGTAAATATGAATATGTGACCCGGACATTGAAGAATCCTTTTGTCTGGGACAATTTCGTGATCATCGCGGCCTTTGCGGCTGGGGCGGTCTGCGGTATAATGTTGTTTTCCCGCGTGCTCCATTTTTTGTTGCATAGATGGCATGCGGCCACCATGAGTGTCCTCACAGGGGTGATGATCGGCGCGCTACGTAAGGTCTGGCCGTGGAAGGAAGTGCTCGAATCAGCTGTCATTCGTGGCAAGATGCTTGTTCTTCGTGAACAGAATGTTCTGCCGGGTGAATGGAGCTGGGAAGTGGGGGCCGCCTGTTGTCTGGTACTTGTCGGGGTGATGATTGTTGTTGCCCTTGAATGGTTTTCACGGGAAAAGAAATCTGTTTAG
- a CDS encoding Mrp/NBP35 family ATP-binding protein, translating to MSDCSSGSCASAGKPSAKMKIQDEMIKSTLGKIKYKLFIMSGKGGVGKSSVSVNVAAALAARGFRVGLLDVDIHGPSVPTLLGISGNLDVDRGSLMIPKEYSENLHVVSMESLLKDPDQAVLWRGPMKTSAIRQFVSDVQWGELDFLVVDSPPGTGDEPMTVLKTVPDALCVVVTTPQEVSLSDVRKSINFLQYAQANVLGVVENMSGLICPHCHESIDLFKKGGGKELAEKYGLQFLGAIPLDPATVVAGDLGKPVVLLEEDSFAKTALIELADTIAEAAQKSFEAASTTHA from the coding sequence ATGAGCGATTGCAGTTCCGGCTCCTGCGCTAGTGCAGGAAAACCCAGTGCAAAAATGAAAATTCAGGATGAGATGATCAAATCCACCCTGGGAAAGATCAAATATAAGCTGTTTATCATGTCCGGCAAAGGCGGAGTGGGCAAAAGCTCCGTTTCAGTCAATGTGGCCGCCGCTCTGGCCGCACGTGGCTTCAGGGTCGGTCTGTTGGACGTGGACATCCACGGCCCGAGCGTACCGACTCTGTTGGGAATCTCCGGTAATCTGGATGTTGACCGCGGTTCTTTGATGATACCCAAGGAGTACAGCGAGAATCTGCATGTGGTTTCCATGGAATCCCTGCTCAAGGATCCTGATCAGGCGGTTTTGTGGCGCGGCCCCATGAAGACATCGGCGATTCGCCAGTTCGTCTCTGACGTGCAGTGGGGCGAGCTTGATTTTCTCGTGGTGGATTCTCCCCCCGGTACCGGTGACGAGCCTATGACCGTCCTCAAGACTGTGCCTGACGCTCTGTGTGTTGTTGTGACGACACCGCAGGAAGTCTCTTTGTCTGATGTTCGAAAATCCATCAATTTTCTTCAGTATGCACAGGCCAATGTACTCGGCGTGGTGGAAAACATGAGTGGGTTGATCTGCCCGCATTGTCACGAGTCCATTGATTTGTTCAAGAAGGGTGGCGGCAAGGAGCTGGCAGAGAAATACGGTCTGCAGTTTTTGGGAGCCATTCCGCTTGATCCGGCCACGGTGGTTGCCGGTGATCTTGGTAAACCGGTTGTCTTGCTCGAAGAAGATTCCTTTGCCAAGACAGCTCTGATAGAGTTGGCTGACACTATCGCAGAGGCAGCCCAGAAGAGCTTTGAGGCTGCTTCCACAACTCACGCTTAG
- the pgsA gene encoding CDP-diacylglycerol--glycerol-3-phosphate 3-phosphatidyltransferase — protein sequence MNKDIYNLPNCLTMARILAAPIIVFMLYLEMWYEFKFGSYFGFGLYFIASITDYFDGKIAREQNIITNLGKFLDPLADKLLIGSLLIMLVRLGEGWCVPAWVVIIIICRELAVTGMRAIAAEKGQVVAADKLGKAKTMAQSLAVGFLIFHYPFFGIDVRPIGQVLLYLALILTVVSGGNYLYDFYKTWIVSSE from the coding sequence ATGAATAAGGATATTTATAATCTTCCCAATTGTTTGACCATGGCCAGAATTCTGGCCGCGCCGATCATTGTCTTTATGCTGTATCTGGAGATGTGGTATGAATTCAAATTCGGCTCCTACTTTGGTTTTGGTTTGTACTTTATTGCTTCCATCACGGATTACTTTGATGGCAAGATTGCCCGCGAGCAGAATATCATTACCAATCTGGGCAAATTTCTCGATCCCCTTGCAGACAAGCTGCTCATCGGTTCGCTGTTGATCATGCTTGTCCGTCTTGGTGAAGGATGGTGTGTACCGGCCTGGGTTGTCATTATAATTATCTGTCGAGAGTTGGCTGTGACCGGGATGCGTGCCATTGCGGCCGAAAAAGGGCAGGTGGTTGCCGCTGACAAGCTGGGTAAGGCCAAAACAATGGCCCAGTCTCTGGCTGTCGGATTCCTGATTTTCCACTATCCTTTCTTTGGTATTGACGTGCGTCCCATTGGCCAGGTCTTACTGTATCTGGCGCTGATTCTGACTGTGGTTTCCGGTGGTAATTACCTGTACGACTTTTACAAGACCTGGATTGTCTCTTCAGAGTAG